The following coding sequences lie in one Ctenopharyngodon idella isolate HZGC_01 chromosome 11, HZGC01, whole genome shotgun sequence genomic window:
- the cnbpb gene encoding CCHC-type zinc finger, nucleic acid binding protein b isoform X1, with product MRVVRRREQSEVMSSNECFGCGRTGHWIKNCPNAGRGRGKGRGRGKDLFCYRCGEPGHVARDCERTEDACYNCGRGGHISRDCKEPKKEREQVCYNCGKAGHMARDCDHANEQKCYSCGGFGHIQKGCEKVKCYRCGEIGHVAVQCSKASEVNCYNCGKSGHVAKECTIEATA from the exons tcgTAGGGAGCAGTCAGAGGTTATGAGCAGCAACGAGTGTTTTGGTTGCGGCCGCACTGGCCACTGGATCAAGAACTGTCCAAATGCTGGACGTGGACGTGGCAAGGGCCGTGGCAGGGGGAAAG ATCTTTTCTGCTATCGCTGCGGAGAACCGGGCCACGTTGCGCGGGACTGTGAGAGGACTGAGGATG CGTGCTACAACTGTGGCCGAGGCGGTCACATCTCCAGGGACTGCAAGGAGCCCAAGAAGGAgcgggagcaggtgtgttacaACTGCGGTAAAGCCGGTCACATGGCCCGCGACTGCGACCACGCCAACGAGCAGAAGTGCTACTCCTGCGGCGGCTTCGGACACATCCAGAAGGGCTGCGAGAAAGTCAAGTGCTACAG GTGCGGCGAGATCGGACACGTCGCCGTCCAGTGCAGCAAGGCCAGCGAAGTCAACTGCTACAACTGCGGAAAATCCGGCCACGTGGCGAAAGAATGCACCATCGAGGCCACCGCTTAA
- the cnbpb gene encoding CCHC-type zinc finger, nucleic acid binding protein b isoform X2: MSSNECFGCGRTGHWIKNCPNAGRGRGKGRGRGKDLFCYRCGEPGHVARDCERTEDACYNCGRGGHISRDCKEPKKEREQVCYNCGKAGHMARDCDHANEQKCYSCGGFGHIQKGCEKVKCYRCGEIGHVAVQCSKASEVNCYNCGKSGHVAKECTIEATA; this comes from the exons ATGAGCAGCAACGAGTGTTTTGGTTGCGGCCGCACTGGCCACTGGATCAAGAACTGTCCAAATGCTGGACGTGGACGTGGCAAGGGCCGTGGCAGGGGGAAAG ATCTTTTCTGCTATCGCTGCGGAGAACCGGGCCACGTTGCGCGGGACTGTGAGAGGACTGAGGATG CGTGCTACAACTGTGGCCGAGGCGGTCACATCTCCAGGGACTGCAAGGAGCCCAAGAAGGAgcgggagcaggtgtgttacaACTGCGGTAAAGCCGGTCACATGGCCCGCGACTGCGACCACGCCAACGAGCAGAAGTGCTACTCCTGCGGCGGCTTCGGACACATCCAGAAGGGCTGCGAGAAAGTCAAGTGCTACAG GTGCGGCGAGATCGGACACGTCGCCGTCCAGTGCAGCAAGGCCAGCGAAGTCAACTGCTACAACTGCGGAAAATCCGGCCACGTGGCGAAAGAATGCACCATCGAGGCCACCGCTTAA